A section of the Oryza sativa Japonica Group chromosome 1, ASM3414082v1 genome encodes:
- the LOC4327482 gene encoding zinc finger protein VAR3, chloroplastic yields the protein MGGASKLLSSLLLTSSPLRLRPSAGAFALFLSPPASRRHLLLSSPAPLRTLSTASASAAAGGASSDSYSSGSCHSPFPEWSRLVDRLSAAGYGARAPSPADELDLDPECGLSSDAEAAVSSFLAFARDRPDLLRSLPRKDVEVLVANAAPALFKDGEASELRLRQYLAGEGSDVTQSERAETIDIVRYLLSYAYGSPVSYLKDKELTDSAVRNILAEFVSFSGFPQTSSYAESTARQNTLGSRPPGQNIEMKRGDWICTRCSFMNFARNARCLECNEHRPKKMLTGGEWECPQCVYYNYGRNMSCLRCSCKRPGTIPPNPAGAGLDGVAQFLNTSIVGKSEIERKLAENDQKAERWLNKVSQLDDSADLSSLAADEDFPEIMPIRKGVNKFVVSTRKTPLERRLANAQYSSNNSPQDGSSDSKISKTLDRILGRSTSTSVQNNQSGDGDVNTSSNKTTSNLGGIDPVPFVPLSADQFAKPQNSFGDGQSDTQISTEADSMAKSQMDSMERRDDKRSFDTTEEWSKKVAELSNVKDFPSAISDQDFPEIMPMRKGENRFVISKKKDRSLTSPQYKRRSVLEHADNSNFIPFVPFPPDYFAKKNKPVENSSDAGIVPEGPPSAEKLPETKYSSGNLGNFQNSSQVMGSQAANNMNNENRNGNYPHQNLSTSGYGYGESITYQHQPQSQGMVGRSGGASETGTRNANNNQGSFSESRDRSTYNRGSHSAQPPYKSGYGNNNNAWSSNNNGSNNAWSSTRDYDNGGRSDNNPYYNSSTWSSNSTYSNNAAWSSNSSYNSNSAWSSNSSYNSNSAWSNNSNNSWSGSYSDNGGTGSGSSASRPNQTAGYSSYGESANRGYTGKSLEGSAVKDPDPLDMSEEAKAERWFRRAAQIKDISELANIPDEDFPEIMPMRKGVNRFVVSKRKTPLERRLTSPQYRRNLPIVSSEPNEDAN from the exons atgggCGGCGCCTCCAAGctgctctcctccctcctcctcacctcctcgccgctccgcctccgcccctcCGCCGGCGCCTTCGCGCTCTTCCTCTCCCCGCCCGCGTCCCGCCGCCACCTGCTGCTCTCCTCCCCGGCTCCCCTCCGCAccctctccaccgcctccgcctccgccgccgccggcggagcctCTTCGGATTCGTACAGCTCGGGCTCGTGCCACTCTCCTTTTCCCGAGTGGTCACGCCTGGTCGACCGCCTCTCGGCGGCGGGCTACGGCGCGCGCGCACCTTCCCCCGCCGATGAGCTCGACCTCGACCCCGAATGCGGCCTGTCGTCCGACGCTGAGGCCGCGGTGTCCTCCTTCCTCGCCTTCGCACGCGACCGGCCTGACCTCCTCAGGTCTCTGCCGAGGAAGGACGTGGAGGTCTTGGTGGCCAACGCGGCGCCGGCTCTGTTCAAGGACGGGGAGGCATCAGAGCTGCGTCTGCGGCAATACCTTGCCGGGGAAGGGAGCGAT GTGACTCAGTCAGAGAGAGCGGAAACCATCGATATTGTTCGGTACTTATTAAGTTACGCATACGGTTCTCCGGTCAGCTATTTGAAAGATAAGGAACTGACTGATTCAGCTGTGAGAAATATCTTGGCTGAGTTTGTAAGTTTTAGTGGATTTCCTCAAACCTCCAGTTACGCCGAATCAACAGCTAGGCAAAATACATTGGGCTCTAGGCCTCCAGGACAAAATATTGAAATGAAGCGAGGTGACTGGATCTGTACAAG ATGTAGCTTTATGAATTTCGCTAGAAATGCGAGATGCCTTGAGTGCAATGAGCATCGACCAAAGAAGATGTTGACTGGTGGAGAGTGGGAATGCCCTCA GTGTGTGTATTATAATTATGGGAGGAACATGTCATGCTTACGATGTAGTTGTAAAAGACCAGGAACAATACCACCAAATCCTGCTGGTGCTGGTTTAGATGGAGTGGCACAGTTTCTTAATACATCCATTGTTGGTAAATCTGAAATTGAGAGAAAACTCGCTGAAAATGACCAGAAGGCAGAAAGGTGGTTGAACAAAGTATCCCAACTTGATGATTCTGCTGATTTAAGTAGTCTAGCAGCCGACGAGGATTTTCCTGAGATCATGCCGATTAGGAAGGGGGTCAATAAATTTGTGGTTAGCACACGCAAGACACCATTGGAGAGAAGACTGGCAAATGCACAGTACAGCAGTAACAATAGCCCCCAAGATGGATCATCTGACTCCAAGATAAGTAAAACATTAGACAGGATTCTTGGGCGTTCTACATCTACTTCGGTGCAGAACAATCAATCTGGTGATGGAGATGTAAATACTAGTTCAAATAAAACAACAAGCAATCTTGGTGGCATTGATCCTGTTCCTTTCGTGCCATTATCTGCAGATCAGTTTGCTAAGCCACAAAATAGTTTTGGTGATGGACAATCAGACACCCAAATAAGTACAGAGGCTGATTCCATGGCAAAAAGCCAAATGGATTCAATGGAGAGGAGAGATGACAAGCGATCATTTGATACCACTGAGGAATGGTCCAAGAAAGTTGCAGAGCTCAGTAATGTAAAGGACTTTCCAAGTGCAATTTCTGATCAAGACTTTCCTGAGATTATGCCAATGAGGAAAGGTGAGAATCGGTTTGTTATTAGTAAGAAGAAAGACCGCTCACTGACATCGCCACAGTACAAAAGGCGCAGTGTGCTCGAGCATGCTGATaattccaatttcatcccatttgtCCCATTCCCTCCTGATTACTTTGCCAAGAAAAATAAGCCTGTGGAGAATTCATCAGATGCAGGAATAGTGCCAGAAGGCCCTCCATCAGCTGAAAAATTACCAGAAACAAAATATTCATCTGGAAATCTGGGAAATTTTCAGAACAGCTCACAGGTGATGGGCAGTCAGGCAGCAAACAACATGAACAATGAGAACAGGAACGGAAATTATCCACATCAAAACTTGAGTACAAGTGGTTATGGGTATGGTGAAAGCATCACTTATCAGCATCAACCACAATCTCAAGGGATGGTCGGTCGTTCTGGTGGTGCTTCTGAAACTGGCACTCGGAATGCAAACAACAACCAGGGAAGCTTTAGCGAAAGCAGAGATAGATCTACTTACAACAGGGGAAGCCATTCCGCACAGCCACCTTATAAGTCAGGTTATGGTAACAATAACAATGCTTGGAGCAGTAACAACAATGGCAGCAATAATGCTTGGAGCAGCACCAGAGATTATGACAATGGTGGTCGGAGCGACAACAATCCCTATTACAACAGCAGTACTTGGAGCAGCAACAGCACCTATAGCAACAACGCTGCCTGGAGCAGCAATAGCAGCTACAACAGTAACAGCGCATGGAGCAGCAATAGCAGTTACAACAGTAACAGCGCATGGAGCAACAATAGCAACAACAGTTGGAGTGGCTCATACTCTGATAATGGCGGCACCGGTAGTGGCAGTTCCGCATCTAGACCTAACCAAACAGCAGGCTACTCAAGTTACGGAGAAAGTGCGAATAGAGGATATACTGGAAAGAGCTTGGAAGGATCTGCAGTGAAGGATCCTGATCCATTGGATATGTCTGAGGAAGCTAAGGCCGAGAGATGGTTTAGGAGGGCAGCACAGATAAAGGACATCTCCGAGCTCGCCAACATCCCTGACGAGGACTTCCCGGAGATAATGCCGATGAGGAAGGGCGTGAACAGGTTCGTCGTCAGCAAGAGGAAGACACCACTGGAGAGGAGATTAACATCACCTCAGTACAGAAGAAACCTGCCTATCGTAAGTTCTGAACCGAACGAAGACGctaactaa
- the LOC4327483 gene encoding large ribosomal subunit protein eL24 yields the protein MVLKTELCRFSGQKIYPGKGIRFIRADSQVFLFANSKCKRYFHNRLKPAKLTWTAMYRKQHKKDIHAEAVKKRRRTTKKPYSRSIVGATLEVIQKKRSEKPEVRDAAREAALREIKERIKKTKDEKKAKKAEVAKSQKTQSKGGATQRGAKGPKIGGGGGKR from the exons ATGGTTCTGAA GACTGAACTTTGCCGTTTTAGTGGGCAGAAGATATACCCAGGCAAGGGTATCAGGTTCATTCGTGCTGATTCCCAG GTTTTTCTGTTTGCCAACTCGAAATGCAAGCGCTACTTCCACAACCGCCTGAAGCCTGCCAAGCTTACCTGGACAGCTATGTACAGGAAGCAGCACAAGAAG GACATTCATGCTGAAGCTGTCAAGAAGAGGCGTCGCACCACCAAGAAGCCATACTCACGGTCAATTGTTGGTGCTACACTGGAAGTTATCCAAAAGAAGAGGAGTGAGAAACCTGAAGTCCGTGATGCAGCCAGAGAAGCGGCTCTCCG TGAGATCAAGGAGCGCATCAAGAAAACCAAGGATGAGAAAAAGGCAAAGAAGGCAGAGGTGGCAAAATCTCAGAAGACACAGTCGAAGGGTGGTGCTACCCAGAGGGGTGCTAAAGGTCCTAAGattggcggcggtggtgggaaGCGCTGA
- the LOC4327484 gene encoding pentatricopeptide repeat-containing protein At2g22410, mitochondrial codes for MEAIKRLHAYYIVSGLYNCHYAMSKVLRSYAILQPDLVFAHKVFDQIEAPTTFLWNILIRGLAQSDAPADAIAFYKKAQGGGMVPDNLTFPFILKACARINALNEGEQMHNHITKLGLLSDIFVSNSLIHLYAACGNLCYARSVFDEMVVKDVVSWNSLICGYSQCNRFKDILALFKLMQNEGVKADKVTMIKVVSACTRLGDYSMADYMVRYIEDYCIEVDVYLGNTLVDYFGRRGQLQSAEKVFFNMKVRNIVTMNAMIAAYAKGQDIVSARKIFDQIPKKDLISWSSMISGYSQANHFSDALEIFRQMQRAKVKPDAIVIASVVSSCAHLGALDLGKWVHEYVRRNNIKADTIMENSLIDMYMKCGSAKEALQVFKEMKEKDTLSWNSIIIGLANNGFEKESLNLFQAMLTEGFRPNGVTFLGVLIACANAKLVEEGLDHFESMKRLYSLEPQMKHYGCVVDLLGRAGQLEKALRFITEMPIDPDPVVWRILLGSCNTHGDVAIAEIVTKKLNELEPSNSGNYTLLSNAYASAHRWSEAMNVRQCMADTDVRKSPGCSAVEAA; via the coding sequence ATGGAAGCCATAAAAAGGCTTCATGCCTATTACATCGTTTCTGGGCTGTACAATTGCCATTATGCAATGTCTAAGGTTCTCAGATCCTATGCCATTCTCCAACCAGATTTGGTTTTTGCTCATAAAGTGTTTGATCAGATTGAAGCACCAACCACttttctttggaatatcctAATTAGAGGGCTTGCTCAAAGTGATGCACCGGCAGATGCCATTGCTTTCTACAAGAAGGCACAAGGAGGAGGAATGGTGCCAGACAACCTGACATTTCCATTCATACTAAAGGCCTGTGCTAGAATCAATGCTCTCAATGAAGGGGAACAGATGCACAACCATATAACAAAACTTGGTCTTCTTTCAGATATCTTTGTTAGCAATTCGTTGATTCATCTATATGCTGCCTGTGGTAATCTTTGTTATGCAAGATCTGTTTTTGATGAGATGGTAGTTAAGGATGTTGTATCCTGGAATTCGCTGATCTGTGGATATAGCCAGTGCAATAGATTTAAAGATATTTTGGCACTGTTCAAGTTAATGCAGAATGAAGGAGTGAAAGCTGATAAGGTTACAATGATCAAGGTTGTTTCTGCGTGTACTCGTTTAGGAGATTATAGCATGGCAGATTACATGGTCAGGTACATAGAGGATTATTGCATTGAGGTGGATGTTTACTTGGGCAATACATTGGTAGATTACTTTGGAAGACGTGGACAGTTACAATCAGCTGAAAAGGTGTTCTTTAACATGAAGGTTAGGAACATTGTAACAATGAATGCAATGATCGCTGCATATGCAAAAGGACAAGATATAGTTTCAGCAAGGAAAATATTCGATCAAATTCCTAAGAAAGATTTGATTTCATGGAGTTCTATGATATCTGGATATTCACAAGCTAATCACTTCTCTGATGCTCTTGAGATCTTCAGGCAAATGCAGAGAGCCAAGGTGAAACCAGATGCCATTGTGATTGCCAGTGTAGTGTCTTCTTGCGCACATTTGGGTGCACTTGATCTTGGTAAGTGGGTTCATGAGTACGTGAGGAGAAACAACATCAAAGCTGACACCATTATGGAGAATTCTCTGATTGACATGTATATGAAATGTGGAAGTGCCAAGGAAGCATTGCAAGTGTTCAAAGAAATGAAGGAGAAGGACACCTTGTCATGGAACTCAATCATAATTGGGCTAGCAAACAATGGCTTCGAGAAGGAATCTCTGAATTTGTTTCAAGCTATGCTTACTGAAGGATTCAGACCAAATGGAGTCACTTTCCTTGGTGTACTGATCGCTTGCGCGAACGCTAAGCTTGTTGAGGAAGGGCTTGACCACTTCGAAAGCATGAAAAGACTTTACAGCTTAGAACCCCAGATGAAGCATTACGGCTGTGTTGTTGATCTCCTCGGCCGTGCTGGTCAGTTGGAGAAGGCACTGAGATTCATCACTGAGATGCCCATAGATCCTGACCCTGTTGTTTGGAGGATACTTCTGGGATCATGCAATACgcatggtgatgtagccatTGCAGAGATCGTCACCAAGAAGCTCAATGAGTTAGAGCCCAGCAACAGCGGAAACTATACTCTGTTAAGCAATGCATATGCGAGTGCTCATAGATGGAGCGAAGCTATGAACGTCAGGCAATGTATGGCTGATACTGATGTGAGGAAATCTCCTGGATGCAGTGCTGTTGAAGCGGCTTAA
- the LOC136351053 gene encoding pentatricopeptide repeat-containing protein At1g09220, mitochondrial-like, which yields MAGLSPRFLGRTSPPVDAIAARRLVALLLEHQDRRRQLLQIHSQLIAHQVFDRRPTPWHALLKAYSHGPHPQDALQLFRHARWHAADDTYAFTFALKACAGLGWPRCCMQLHGLVVRKGFEFQTYVHTALVNVYILCGCLADSRMAFEEMPVKNAVSWNVVITGFAGWGEVEYARLLFERMPCRNVVSWSGMIDGYTRACRPVEAVALFRRMMAEGISPSEITVLAVVPALSNVGKILIGEALHGYCEKEGLVWDVRVGNSLIDLYAKIGSIQNSLRVFDEMLDRRNLVSWTSIISGFAMHGLSVKAVELFADMRRAGIRPNRITFLSVLHACSHGGLVEQGVAFFKSMIYEYNINPDVKHFGCIIDMLGRAGRLREAEQIIRDFPVEVNATVWRTLLGCCSKYGEVEMGERTMKKILALEREFGGDFVVLSNMLTELRRFSDAEIVRKLVDQRNSVKVPGLALVDGTQ from the coding sequence ATGGCTGGGCTGTCACCTCGCTTCTTGGGGCGCACAAGCCCACCCGTCGATGCgatcgccgcccgccgcctagTGGCGCTCCTCCTGGAGCACCAGGACAGGAGGCGCCAGCTCCTGCAGATCCACTCCCAGCTCATTGCCCACCAGGTGTTCGACCGGCGTCCCACGCCGTGGCACGCCCTCCTCAAGGCCTACTCGCATGGCCCTCACCCGCAGGATGCCCTGCAGCTCTTCAGGCACGCGCGGTGGCACGCGGCCGACGACACGTACGCCTTCACGTTTGCCCTCAAGGCCTGCGCTGGCCTGGGGTGGCCGCGGTGTTGCATGCAGCTCCATGGGCTTGTCGTACGGAAGGGGTTCGAGTTCCAGACCTACGTGCATACTGCCCTTGTCAATGTGTATATCTTGTGCGGGTGCCTGGCGGATTCACGGATGGCGTTCGAGGAAATGCCGGTGAAGAACGCGGTTTCTTGGAATGTGGTGATAACAGGCTTTGCTGGATGGGGCGAGGTTGAGTATGCGAGGCTGCTCTTTGAGCGGATGCCTTGTAGGAATGTTGTTTCGTGGAGCGGGATGATAGATGGGTATACGCGTGCTTGTCGCCCTGTCGAGGCAGTTGCTCTTTTCCGCCGCATGATGGCAGAAGGCATTAGTCCAAGCGAGATAACTGTGTTGGCAGTTGTTCCTGCACTATCTAATGTTGGAAAGATTCTTATCGGGGAAGCATTGCATGGCTATTGTGAGAAGGAGGGTCTTGTGTGGGATGTTCGGGTTGGCAATTCACTCATAGACTTGTATGCCAAGATTGGGTCTATTCAGAATTCGCTAAGGGTGTTTGATGAAATGCTGGACAGAAGGAACTTGGTGTCATGGACATCAATAATTTCAGGTTTTGCAATGCATGGGTTGTCAGTTAAGGCAGTCGAACTGTTTGCCGATATGAGAAGAGCTGGAATCAGACCTAACAGAATAACCTTCTTGAGTGTCCTCCATGCTTGTAGCCATGGAGGGCTGGTAGAGCAAGGAGTTGCATTTTTCAAAAGCATGATTTATGAATACAACATAAATCCAGATGTCAAGCATTTTGGGTGTATCATAGACATGCTAGGTAGGGCTGGACGTTTGCGTGAAGCTGAGCAGATAATAAGAGATTTTCCTGTGGAAGTCAATGCAACTGTCTGGAGGACGCTGTTGGGTTGTTGCAGTAAGTATGGAGAAGTTGAGATGGGAGAGAGGACAATGAAGAAGATATTAGCCTTAGAAAGAGAATTTGGTGGTGATTTTGTGGTTCTATCCAATATGCTTACTGAGCTTCGTAGGTTTAGTGATGCTGAAATAGTACGAAAACTAGTCGATCAGAGGAATTCTGTTAAGGTTCCTGGGCTTGCTTTGGTTGATGGGACTCAGTAG
- the LOC9267207 gene encoding pentatricopeptide repeat-containing protein At5g15010, mitochondrial, whose amino-acid sequence MLRSLLARAIPRSSAAAATTRGFTDPRSFPLLFREGSRLSTSQGGIGNGGGGGGGGNGGDGEEDDPFSFADLQKLPPDVARDVEAVVGAAEGFHADAARARGLLERCGATASEPVVVAVLDRLRNSCAAAHAAFRWASAQPGYAPGRHACHSMLAILAKHRRFDDARALLDQMRRSSLASPAAVMLLIRRYCAARDVAGAVAAFRALPNLGFRPGVAEFHGLLTALCRYKNVQDAEHLLLSSEKEFPFETKSFNVVLNGWCNMVRSVREAKRFWNAMEIKGIKRDVVSYGSMISCFSKAGSLDTVMKLFNRMKEAGVIPDRKIYNAVVYALAKGQCVNEAKALVRSMEEKGVAPDTATFNSLIRPLCKARQVQEARKMLDDMLGRGLSPSVRTFHALLDVARSPIEVFDLLDKMKELQCDPEMDTFIMLIRKFCRWRQHDSVEKLWSAMPANGLSPDRSAYIVLIHGLFLNGRLEESAKYYEEMKAKGFPPEKKTEEMIQAWLSGRELAKASASVGSRGGSVSLRSNPRK is encoded by the coding sequence ATGCTGCGGAGTCTCCTCGCGAGAGCAATCCCGcgatcctccgccgccgccgccaccacccgcgGATTCACCGATCCGCGGAGCTTTCCTCTACTCTTTCGCGAAGGTTCGCGTCTCTCCACTTCGCAGGGCGGCatcggcaatggcggcggcggcggcggcggcggcaatggcggtgaTGGCGAGGAGGATGACCCCTTCTCGTTCGCGGACCTCCAGAAGCTGCCGCCGGACGTCGCGCGTGACGTGGAGGCCGTCGTCGGCGCGGCCGAGGGGTTCCATGCGGACGCCGCGCGGGCCAGGGGCCTCCTGGAGCGGTGCGGCGCCACGGCGTCCGAGCCGGTCGTGGTGGCCGTGCTGGACCGCCTCCGCAACAGCTGCGCCGCGGCGCACGCCGCGTTCCGGTGGGCCTCGGCGCAGCCAGGGTACGCGCCAGGGCGGCACGCGTGCCACTCCATGCTCGCCATCCTCGCGAAGCACCGCCGCTTCGACGACGCACGCGCCCTGCTCGACCAAATGCGCCGCTCGTCGCTTGCGTCTCCGGCCGCGGTGATGCTTCTCATCCGGCGCTACTGCGCTGCACgggacgtcgccggcgccgtcgcggcGTTCCGTGCGCTCCCGAACCTTGGTTTCCGGCCTGGCGTCGCAGAGTTCCATGGCCTCCTGACCGCGCTTTGCCGGTACAAGAACGTCCAGGATGCGGAGCACCTGCTTCTGTCCAGCGAGAAGGAGTTCCCTTTCGAGACCAAGAGTTTTAACGTTGTGCTCAATGGCTGGTGCAACATGGTCCGCAGTGTGCGGGAGGCGAAGAGGTTTTGGAATGCCATGGAAATTAAGGGTATTAAGAGGGACGTGGTATCATATGGGAGTATGATTTCGTGCTTCTCGAAAGCCGGAAGTTTGGACACTGTCATGAAGCTCTTTAACCGCATGAAGGAGGCTGGTGTTATACCAGACAGGAAAATCTACAATGCAGTTGTCTACGCTCTCGCCAAGGGACAGTGTGTGAATGAGGCAAAGGCTCTTGTCCGGAGCATGGAGGAGAAGGGGGTTGCCCCAGACACGGCCACTTTCAACTCCCTCATTAGACCTCTTTGCAAGGCTCGTCAGGTTCAGGAGGCAAGGAAAATGCTTGATGACATGTTAGGGAGAGGGCTGTCACCTTCAGTGAGAACATTTCATGCGTTACTCGATGTGGCTAGAAGCCCCATTGAGGTGTTTGATCTGTTGGATAAGATGAAAGAATTGCAGTGTGACCCAGAGATGGACACTTTCATTATGTTGATCAGGAAATTCTGCCGGTGGAGGCAACATGACAGTGTGGAGAAGCTCTGGAGTGCAATGCCTGCAAATGGGCTAAGCCCTGATAGGAGTGCGTATATTGTATTGATACACGGTTTATTCCTTAATGGGAGACTGGAGGAGTCAGCAAAGTATTACGAAGAGATGAAAGCCAAGGGATTTCCACCTGAGAAGAAGACTGAAGAAATGATACAGGCTTGGCTTTCAGGCAGAGAGCTTGCCAAGGCTTCAGCTTCAGTGGGTTCAAGGGGTGGTTCTGTGTCTCTCAGATCAAATCCTCGAAAGTGA
- the LOC4327485 gene encoding nAC domain-containing protein 68, giving the protein MEMAAAVGGSGRRDAEAELNLPPGFRFHPTDEELVVHYLCRKVARQPLPVPIIAEVDLYKLDPWDLPEKALFGRKEWYFFTPRDRKYPNGSRPNRAAGRGYWKATGADKPVAPKGSARTVGIKKALVFYSGKAPRGVKTDWIMHEYRLADADRAPGGKKGSQKLDEWVLCRLYNKKNNWEKVKLEQQDVASVAAAAPRNHHHQNGEVMDAAAADTMSDSFQTHDSDIDNASAGLRHGGCGGGGFGDVAPPRNGFVTVKEDNDWFTGLNFDELQPPYMMNLQHMQMQMVNPAAPGHDGGYLQSISSPQMKMWQTILPPF; this is encoded by the exons ATggaaatggcggcggcggttgggggCAGCGGGAGGAgggacgcggaggcggagctgaacCTGCCGCCGGGCTTCCGTTTCCACCCGACCGACGAGGAGCTCGTGGTGCACTACCTCTGCCGCAAGGTTGCCCGGCAGCCGCTCCCCGTCCCAATCATCGCCGAGGTCGACCTCTACAAGCTCGACCCCTGGGATCTCCCTG AGAAGGCGTTGTTCGGGAGGAAAGAGTGGTACTTCTTCACGCCGAGGGACCGGAAGTACCCGAACGGGTCGAGGCCGAACCGCGCAGCGGGGAGAGGGTACTGGAAGGCGACGGGAGCCGACAAGCCGGTGGCGCCCAAGGGGAGCGCGAGGACGGTGGGGATCAAGAAGGCGCTCGTGTTCTACTCCGGGAAGGCGCCGAGGGGGGTCAAGACGGACTGGATCATGCACGAGTaccgcctcgccgacgccgaccgcgCCCCGGGCGGCAAGAAGGGCTCACAGAAG CTGGACGAGTGGGTGCTGTGCCGGCTGTACAACAAGAAGAACAACTGGGAGAAGGTGAAGCTGGAGCAGCAGGACGTGGcctccgtggcggcggcggcgccgcgcaaCCACCACCATCAGAACGGCGAGGtcatggacgcggcggcggctgacaCCATGTCCGACAGCTTCCAGACGCACGACTCCGACATCGACAACGCCTCCGCCGGCCTGCGGCacggtggctgcggcggcggcggcttcggcgaCGTGGCGCCGCCGAGGAATGGGTTCGTGACGGTGAAGGAGGACAACGACTGGTTCACCGGCCTCAACTTCGACGAGCTGCAGCCGCCGTACATGATGAACCTGCAGcacatgcagatgcagatgGTGAATCCGGCGGCGCCAGGGCACGACGGCGGCTACTTGCAGTCCATCAGCTCGCCGCAGATGAAGATGTGGCAGACAATCCTGCCACCATTCTGA